The following are encoded together in the Flavobacterium sp. TR2 genome:
- the hpt gene encoding hypoxanthine phosphoribosyltransferase: MIQLHDKQFVPFISAKEIDFALTKMVAQVEDDFGDDTPIFIGVLNGAFMVVSDFLKKYKKPCEVSFIKMASYEGTESSESVKELIGINHDLTGRTVIVIEDIVDTGNTVEELKHLFKAQNVKHFKIATLFFKPEAYKKDIKIDYIGIRIPNKFIVGYGLDYDGLGRNLTEIYKLAE; the protein is encoded by the coding sequence ATGATACAACTTCACGATAAACAATTTGTTCCGTTTATTTCGGCTAAAGAAATTGATTTTGCTTTGACAAAAATGGTCGCTCAGGTAGAAGATGATTTTGGAGATGATACGCCAATTTTTATTGGAGTTCTGAATGGCGCTTTTATGGTGGTGTCAGATTTTCTGAAAAAGTATAAAAAGCCATGTGAGGTTTCATTTATCAAAATGGCGTCTTATGAAGGGACAGAAAGTTCTGAATCGGTTAAAGAATTAATCGGAATAAATCATGACTTGACAGGAAGAACAGTGATCGTTATAGAAGACATTGTTGATACCGGAAATACGGTAGAAGAATTAAAGCACTTGTTTAAAGCACAAAATGTGAAGCATTTTAAAATTGCGACTTTGTTCTTTAAGCCAGAAGCATACAAAAAAGATATAAAAATAGATTACATCGGAATTCGAATTCCGAATAAATTTATTGTTGGTTACGGTTTAGACTACGATGGTTTAGGAAGAAACTTAACCGAAATTTACAAATTAGCAGAATAA
- a CDS encoding PQQ-dependent sugar dehydrogenase, whose translation MKKSLYLLSIPLLALMTACNGQVKKEEKEALAKQPGNVVKTAIGDITLPPPYATESKTNDSKVIGWPTGKTPKAPEGFTVTKFADGFENPRWTYIAPNQDIFVVESGTRSSKNQITVLRDKDKDGKFETREVFISGLNKPFGMLVLKDFFYIANTDGLYRYPYKNNPLKLETKGEKILKLPAGGYNNHWTRNLLPSLDGSKIYVSVGSGSNNAEHGVDKEVRRAGILEINPDGTGEKIYASGLRNPVGMDWNPVNKELWTAVNERDELGDDLVPDYITSVKRDGFYGWPYSYFGSIPDPRMKGERKDLVEKAIVPDVPVGAHTASLGLAFYNKDAFPAKYKNGAFVGQHGSWNRSKISGYKVLFVPFKDGKPSGKPEDFLTGFISNENKAEVYGRPVAVTVMNDGSLLVNDDSSNTIWKVTANR comes from the coding sequence ATGAAAAAATCCCTATACCTGTTATCTATTCCACTACTAGCCTTAATGACTGCCTGCAATGGGCAAGTAAAAAAAGAAGAAAAAGAAGCCTTAGCCAAACAGCCTGGAAATGTTGTAAAAACCGCTATTGGAGACATTACGCTTCCTCCCCCATACGCTACCGAATCTAAAACCAATGACAGTAAAGTGATTGGCTGGCCTACCGGCAAAACGCCAAAAGCACCTGAAGGTTTTACGGTAACCAAATTTGCTGACGGATTCGAAAATCCGCGCTGGACTTATATTGCGCCAAATCAAGATATTTTTGTGGTCGAAAGCGGAACCAGATCAAGCAAAAATCAAATTACCGTTTTAAGAGATAAAGACAAAGACGGAAAATTTGAAACCCGAGAAGTTTTTATTTCTGGACTAAACAAACCTTTTGGAATGCTGGTTCTAAAAGACTTTTTCTATATAGCAAACACAGACGGACTATATCGCTATCCTTATAAAAACAATCCGCTGAAACTAGAAACCAAAGGAGAAAAAATTCTTAAACTTCCTGCTGGCGGCTACAACAATCACTGGACGAGAAATTTATTGCCTAGTCTTGACGGAAGCAAAATATATGTTTCTGTAGGTTCTGGAAGCAATAATGCGGAACATGGCGTTGACAAAGAAGTGCGACGCGCTGGAATTCTCGAGATTAACCCCGACGGAACAGGGGAAAAAATATATGCTTCAGGGCTGAGAAATCCTGTGGGAATGGACTGGAATCCCGTTAATAAAGAATTGTGGACAGCAGTAAACGAACGTGACGAATTGGGCGACGATCTAGTTCCCGATTATATTACCAGCGTAAAAAGAGATGGTTTTTACGGATGGCCCTATTCTTATTTTGGAAGCATTCCTGACCCTAGAATGAAAGGCGAAAGAAAAGATTTGGTCGAAAAAGCAATTGTGCCTGATGTTCCTGTAGGCGCACATACAGCATCGCTCGGATTGGCTTTTTACAACAAAGATGCCTTTCCTGCAAAATATAAAAACGGCGCTTTTGTAGGTCAGCACGGTTCTTGGAACCGCTCTAAAATTTCGGGTTATAAAGTTTTATTCGTTCCTTTTAAAGATGGAAAACCTTCAGGAAAACCAGAAGATTTTCTGACTGGTTTTATTTCTAATGAAAATAAAGCCGAAGTTTATGGACGTCCCGTTGCCGTAACCGTAATGAATGACGGTTCGCTTCTGGTAAATGATGACAGCAGCAATACAATTTGGAAAGTGACAGCCAACAGGTAA
- a CDS encoding Plug domain-containing protein, protein MPFKKYFFLLFVLFISKNSSAQEKEVQNIDSVKTQKLNEVLISPLHINRNLQNSPASIGILSEKELLRNNTTDISNVINTIPGVFMQSSNITTTRISIRGIGARTPYGTNKIRAFYGSIPLTSGNSETVIDDIDLQNINQIEVIKGPLSSVYGAGLGGAILISPETFHNSNYKTEVSSVFGSFGLLKIEFLLT, encoded by the coding sequence ATGCCTTTCAAAAAATATTTTTTTCTTCTTTTTGTTCTTTTTATTTCTAAAAACAGTTCGGCACAAGAAAAAGAAGTCCAAAATATTGATTCGGTAAAAACTCAAAAACTGAACGAAGTTTTAATAAGCCCCCTTCACATCAATCGCAATTTGCAAAACAGCCCCGCTTCGATCGGCATTTTATCCGAAAAAGAACTGCTGCGAAATAATACGACAGACATTAGCAATGTGATTAACACAATTCCTGGCGTTTTCATGCAGTCCTCAAATATTACCACAACCCGAATTTCGATTCGCGGAATTGGTGCGAGAACTCCTTACGGCACCAATAAAATCAGAGCTTTTTATGGAAGCATTCCGCTGACATCCGGAAACAGCGAAACCGTAATTGACGATATCGATCTTCAAAACATCAATCAGATTGAAGTTATAAAAGGTCCGCTTTCTAGTGTTTATGGCGCCGGTTTGGGCGGAGCGATTTTAATTTCTCCAGAAACATTTCATAACTCCAACTATAAAACCGAAGTCAGTTCTGTTTTTGGTTCTTTCGGATTATTGAAAATAGAGTTTCTTTTAACTTAA
- a CDS encoding TonB-dependent receptor, with translation MKAYIPSSIGKTTFENNPQAGAPAWVASKGFKEYKSTLGGLAYDFKINGHLSNSTSIFINYKDSNEPRPFDILRQYTFASGARTQFSGDFKIGKVKNQFIGGIEYFSDNYSTNTFQNLYQQNNGNGSLQGNQLSATDQKRHFYNIFSQIRTLLSDRFEIQAGLNYNKTKFELQNDFPASANNQKEQYSYDGIFSPQLSFLFKPNEVQTFYFSASRGFSLPATEETLTSTGNINQDIKPETGYNFELGGKLHLFDKKLYAEIAAYRMEIKDLLVAKRIGDDQYEGINAGKTFHEGIEISLKHNWPISRTFNLDSYVGASIGNYEFKEFIDAGNDYSGNKLTGIPANTASAGFNLNSNSGFYFSADFQFTDKIPMNDSNADFSDSYSLLNLKTGYQFEILSGLKAHLDAGINNVANEKYASMILTNATAVGNAQPRFYYPGLPINYYGIISLNYLF, from the coding sequence TTGAAAGCTTACATTCCGAGTTCTATCGGCAAAACGACTTTCGAAAATAATCCGCAGGCAGGCGCTCCCGCTTGGGTTGCCTCAAAAGGCTTTAAAGAATATAAATCGACTTTGGGCGGATTGGCTTATGATTTTAAAATTAACGGCCACCTCAGCAATTCGACTTCAATTTTTATCAATTATAAAGACAGCAACGAACCGAGGCCTTTTGATATTTTGCGCCAATATACTTTTGCTTCGGGCGCACGAACACAATTTTCAGGCGATTTTAAAATCGGAAAAGTCAAAAATCAGTTTATTGGCGGAATTGAATATTTCAGCGACAATTATAGCACCAATACTTTTCAAAATCTGTATCAGCAAAATAATGGAAACGGAAGTTTACAAGGCAATCAACTCTCAGCAACTGACCAGAAAAGGCATTTTTACAATATTTTTTCGCAAATCAGAACTTTGCTTTCCGACCGATTTGAAATTCAGGCAGGTTTAAATTACAACAAAACCAAGTTTGAACTGCAGAATGATTTCCCCGCTTCGGCGAATAATCAGAAAGAGCAATATAGTTATGATGGCATTTTTTCGCCACAGCTTTCTTTTTTGTTTAAACCAAATGAAGTTCAGACTTTTTACTTTTCTGCAAGCCGAGGATTTTCTCTTCCTGCAACCGAAGAAACTTTAACCTCAACAGGAAATATCAATCAGGACATTAAACCTGAAACAGGCTACAATTTTGAATTGGGCGGCAAACTTCATCTTTTCGATAAAAAATTATACGCCGAAATTGCTGCTTATCGAATGGAAATTAAAGATTTATTAGTTGCCAAAAGAATCGGAGACGATCAATATGAAGGTATAAATGCTGGAAAAACTTTTCATGAAGGAATTGAAATTTCATTAAAGCACAATTGGCCGATTAGTCGAACCTTTAATTTAGATTCTTATGTCGGCGCTTCAATTGGAAATTATGAATTTAAAGAGTTTATCGATGCAGGAAATGATTATTCTGGAAATAAATTGACTGGAATTCCTGCCAATACCGCAAGCGCAGGTTTTAATCTAAACTCAAATTCTGGTTTTTATTTTTCAGCCGATTTTCAATTTACTGATAAAATTCCGATGAACGATTCGAATGCCGACTTTTCAGATTCTTATTCACTTTTAAATTTAAAAACGGGTTATCAATTTGAAATTTTATCAGGTTTAAAAGCACATCTTGATGCAGGAATCAACAATGTGGCAAACGAAAAATATGCTTCGATGATTTTGACAAATGCAACTGCCGTTGGAAATGCGCAACCAAGATTTTATTATCCAGGACTGCCCATAAACTATTACGGAATTATCTCATTAAATTATTTATTTTAG
- a CDS encoding 5-(carboxyamino)imidazole ribonucleotide synthase: protein MNYFSSDFKLGILGGGQLGKMLLFDTRKFDIQTYVLDPSDEAPSKIACNKFFQGDLMDYETVYNFGKQVDVLTFEIELVNLEALTQLENEGLKIYPSPKTLKGIQNKGVQKDFYAKNNIPTAPYKRFENLDNLKSAVASNEVEAPFVWKCTEFGYDGNGVKIVRQVSDLDTLPNVECIAETMVPFKNELAVIVVRNPSGEMKTYPVVEMEFHPEANQVEYVICPARIDDKVAEKARAVALKVSENFNHVGLLAVEMFQTQDDDILVNEVAPRPHNSGHYSIEASYTSQFENHLRAILDLPLGNTDSKVAGIMVNLVGAEGHSGNVVYENIETILGWNGVTPHIYGKKQTRPFRKMGHVTIVNENMAEARRIAEEVKNTIKVISGQ, encoded by the coding sequence ATGAATTATTTTTCTTCTGATTTTAAATTAGGAATATTAGGCGGCGGACAATTAGGCAAAATGCTTTTGTTTGACACCAGAAAATTTGACATACAAACTTACGTTCTTGATCCGAGCGACGAAGCACCTAGTAAAATTGCCTGCAACAAATTCTTTCAGGGCGATTTAATGGACTATGAAACGGTTTACAACTTCGGGAAACAAGTCGATGTTTTGACTTTTGAAATCGAATTGGTAAATCTTGAAGCTTTAACGCAATTGGAAAACGAAGGTTTAAAAATATATCCGTCTCCAAAAACCTTAAAAGGAATTCAGAATAAAGGTGTTCAAAAAGACTTTTACGCTAAAAATAATATCCCAACTGCACCCTACAAAAGATTTGAAAATTTAGACAATCTTAAATCTGCCGTTGCATCAAACGAAGTCGAGGCGCCTTTCGTTTGGAAATGCACCGAATTTGGTTATGATGGAAATGGCGTAAAAATAGTTCGCCAGGTTTCAGATTTAGATACGCTTCCAAATGTAGAATGCATTGCAGAAACTATGGTTCCTTTCAAAAACGAATTGGCGGTGATTGTGGTAAGAAATCCATCAGGAGAAATGAAAACATATCCGGTTGTTGAAATGGAATTTCACCCAGAAGCCAATCAGGTTGAATACGTAATCTGTCCCGCAAGAATCGACGATAAAGTTGCTGAAAAAGCGAGAGCAGTTGCCTTGAAAGTTTCAGAGAATTTCAATCATGTTGGACTTTTAGCTGTTGAAATGTTCCAGACTCAGGACGACGATATTTTGGTAAACGAAGTAGCTCCTCGCCCACACAATTCTGGACATTACTCTATTGAAGCAAGTTATACTTCACAATTCGAAAATCATTTACGCGCAATTTTAGATCTTCCGTTAGGAAATACAGACAGCAAAGTGGCCGGAATTATGGTAAATTTAGTCGGCGCCGAAGGTCATTCTGGAAATGTAGTCTATGAAAACATCGAAACTATTTTAGGATGGAATGGCGTTACACCACATATTTACGGTAAAAAACAAACTCGCCCTTTCAGAAAAATGGGACACGTGACAATCGTAAACGAAAATATGGCCGAAGCGAGAAGAATTGCCGAGGAAGTTAAGAATACTATTAAAGTGATTAGCGGTCAGTAA
- the purE gene encoding 5-(carboxyamino)imidazole ribonucleotide mutase codes for MSKVAIIMGSISDMPVMQDAIDILKQFNVEVEVDIVSAHRTPEKLFDFSKNAHNRGISVIIAGAGGAAHLPGMVASMSPLPVIGVPVKSSNSIDGWDSVLSILQMPGGVPVATVALNGAKNAGILAAQIIGSHDKKVLDTIISYKEELKAAVNKAAEGLKK; via the coding sequence ATGAGCAAAGTAGCTATTATAATGGGAAGCATCTCAGATATGCCAGTCATGCAGGATGCAATCGACATACTAAAACAATTTAATGTAGAAGTTGAAGTTGATATCGTTTCGGCTCACAGAACGCCGGAAAAATTATTCGATTTCAGCAAAAATGCACACAATCGCGGTATTTCAGTAATTATTGCTGGAGCAGGTGGCGCAGCGCATTTGCCTGGAATGGTGGCTTCAATGTCTCCGCTTCCAGTAATTGGAGTTCCGGTAAAATCAAGCAACTCAATTGATGGCTGGGATTCGGTTTTATCGATTCTTCAAATGCCAGGCGGAGTCCCAGTTGCAACCGTAGCTTTAAACGGAGCAAAAAATGCCGGAATTTTAGCAGCGCAAATCATCGGAAGCCACGACAAAAAAGTTTTAGACACTATTATTTCTTATAAGGAAGAATTAAAAGCGGCGGTTAATAAAGCGGCTGAAGGTTTGAAGAAATAA
- a CDS encoding type II toxin-antitoxin system RelE/ParE family toxin, with product MNVIWAPQAKQDFWNNIDYLEAEWSEKVALNFIEKVNTTIALLKNDNVLFLKTNYKNVYKIVITKQISLYYRIENTNLELLRFWNTFQDTNKFKL from the coding sequence ATGAATGTAATTTGGGCTCCACAAGCAAAACAAGACTTTTGGAACAACATCGATTATTTAGAAGCAGAATGGTCAGAAAAAGTTGCTCTTAATTTCATCGAAAAAGTAAATACCACAATTGCACTTTTAAAAAATGACAATGTTTTATTTCTTAAAACAAATTATAAAAACGTTTATAAAATTGTCATCACCAAACAGATTTCACTTTACTATCGTATCGAAAACACTAATTTGGAATTACTACGTTTTTGGAATACTTTTCAAGACACGAATAAATTCAAATTATGA
- a CDS encoding M3 family metallopeptidase, with amino-acid sequence MSILTQYFNTKHNTAPFSQIKIEDYVPAFQEGIALAKAEIDAIVNNPEAPTFENTIVAMDFSGDILDRLSSIFFNLNSAETNDEMQKIAQEVSPWLSELGNDIRLNAELFARVKAVYDQKESLNLNAEQTTLLDKKYKSFSRNGANLPEDKKNQLREIDKELSKLSLQFGENVLAETNNFELHLTDEKDLSGLPEGTIEAARLLAKNQEKEGWIFTLDHPSYVPFLTYADNRELRKKMAIAFGAKGFQKNEFNNEENVLKIAKLRHERANLLGYKTHAHFVLEERMAESPEKVFSFLNDLLAKAKPAAQKEFAELTAFAKELDGIEKLEKWDGAYYSEKLKQQLFNLDDEKLKPYFQLEKVLDGAFTVAQKLYGLTFTEVFDIDKYHEEVTTYEVKDANGDLVSIFYADFFPRKGKRNGAWMTSFKSQYVKDGVNERPHISNVCNFTKPTETKPSLLTFNEVTTLFHEFGHGLHGMLADTVYPSLSGTSVYWDFVELPSQIMENWCYEPEALALFANHYETGEIIPIEYVQKIKESASFQEGLATLRQLSFGLLDMAWHGQDPTNITDLKAFEIEQFANTQLYPDVKENAMSTAFSHIFQGGYSSGYYSYKWAEVLDADAFEYFHENGIFNEEIAKKFKDNVLSKGGTEHPMTLYKRFRGQEPKPEALLKRAGLL; translated from the coding sequence ATGAGCATCTTAACACAATATTTCAACACCAAACATAACACCGCGCCTTTTTCGCAGATAAAAATCGAAGATTACGTTCCTGCTTTTCAGGAAGGAATCGCTTTGGCTAAAGCCGAAATTGATGCGATTGTAAATAATCCGGAGGCACCCACTTTTGAAAACACAATCGTGGCAATGGATTTTTCAGGCGATATTTTAGATCGTCTTTCGAGTATTTTTTTCAATTTAAATTCGGCAGAAACGAATGACGAAATGCAGAAAATTGCTCAGGAAGTTTCGCCTTGGCTTTCAGAATTAGGAAATGATATTCGCTTAAACGCGGAATTGTTTGCACGTGTAAAAGCCGTTTACGATCAAAAAGAAAGTTTGAATCTGAATGCAGAGCAAACGACTTTATTAGACAAAAAATACAAAAGTTTCTCCAGAAACGGAGCGAATCTTCCAGAAGACAAGAAAAACCAATTAAGAGAAATCGACAAAGAATTATCGAAATTGAGTTTACAGTTTGGCGAAAATGTTTTGGCAGAAACCAACAATTTCGAATTGCATTTAACCGATGAAAAAGATTTATCAGGTTTGCCTGAAGGAACTATCGAAGCTGCCCGATTATTAGCCAAAAATCAGGAAAAAGAAGGCTGGATTTTCACTTTAGACCATCCAAGCTATGTTCCTTTTTTGACTTACGCCGATAATCGCGAATTGCGTAAAAAAATGGCTATTGCTTTTGGAGCAAAAGGTTTTCAGAAAAATGAATTCAACAATGAAGAAAACGTTCTGAAAATTGCGAAACTGCGTCATGAAAGAGCCAATTTATTAGGCTATAAAACGCACGCTCATTTTGTTTTGGAAGAAAGAATGGCCGAAAGCCCGGAAAAAGTTTTTTCTTTTTTAAATGATTTATTAGCAAAAGCGAAACCAGCCGCTCAAAAAGAATTTGCTGAATTAACCGCTTTCGCGAAAGAGCTGGACGGAATCGAAAAATTAGAAAAATGGGATGGCGCATATTATTCAGAAAAATTGAAACAACAGCTTTTCAATTTAGATGATGAAAAACTGAAACCTTATTTTCAATTAGAAAAAGTTTTGGACGGTGCTTTTACAGTTGCCCAAAAACTATACGGATTAACTTTTACAGAGGTTTTTGATATTGATAAATACCACGAAGAAGTTACAACTTACGAAGTGAAAGATGCTAACGGCGATTTAGTTTCGATTTTCTATGCGGATTTTTTCCCAAGAAAAGGAAAAAGAAACGGTGCTTGGATGACTTCATTCAAATCGCAATATGTAAAAGACGGTGTAAACGAAAGACCGCACATTTCGAATGTTTGCAACTTTACAAAACCAACAGAAACAAAACCTTCGTTATTGACTTTTAATGAAGTAACAACTTTATTTCACGAATTCGGTCACGGTTTACACGGAATGTTGGCCGATACGGTTTACCCAAGTTTATCAGGAACTTCTGTTTACTGGGATTTCGTAGAATTGCCAAGCCAGATTATGGAAAACTGGTGTTACGAACCAGAAGCTTTGGCTTTGTTTGCCAATCATTACGAAACGGGAGAAATTATTCCGATTGAATATGTTCAGAAAATTAAAGAAAGTGCAAGTTTCCAAGAAGGTTTGGCAACATTGCGCCAGTTAAGTTTCGGATTATTGGATATGGCATGGCACGGACAAGACCCAACTAATATTACCGATTTAAAAGCTTTCGAAATAGAACAATTTGCCAACACACAATTGTACCCTGATGTGAAAGAAAATGCGATGAGCACTGCATTTTCGCACATTTTCCAGGGCGGATATTCTTCTGGCTATTACAGCTACAAATGGGCAGAAGTTTTAGATGCCGATGCTTTTGAATATTTCCATGAAAATGGAATCTTCAATGAAGAAATTGCGAAAAAATTCAAAGACAATGTACTTTCTAAAGGAGGAACAGAACACCCAATGACTTTGTACAAACGTTTTAGAGGCCAAGAACCAAAACCTGAAGCTTTGTTGAAAAGAGCAGGATTACTTTAG